From one Burkholderiales bacterium genomic stretch:
- a CDS encoding M3 family metallopeptidase produces MNPLLDFSGLPRFAEITPQLVAPAIDELLKENRLLIRRLLSDGAPATWDDFVQPLEDASEHLNRAWGQVAHLNAVMNSPELREAYNENLPNITQYQSELAQNQGLYEKFKALRAGSEFERLSRAQRQIVENELRDFRLGGAELPEERKVRFLQIQEELAKIYARFEENLLDATNDFALYVNSRDEVAGLPDDILEVAREAAAHDGRPGWKLTLHAPSWIPAMMYAENRPLRETLYRAYVTRASEFGKPEWDNTPLIPEILRLRQEKAVLLGYRSYAEVSLIRKMVKSPRDVLDFLAELGSKAKPHAERDYQELKQFAGDELKIKDFQAWDIAFASEKLRTQRYAFSEQEVKQYFPEFQVIQGMFNLVEALYGISIKQAQAPVWHPDVRFFDIRDMAGNLIGQFYADLYARPSKRSGAWMDEAIARRRKESGIQIPVAYLNCNFSSPVGGNPALFTHDEVITLFHEFGHGLHHLLTSVDQLGVSGINGVEWDAVELPSQFMENFCWEWDVLKHLTLHLDRAEPMPRSLYDKILAAKNFQSGMQTVRQLEFALFDMHLHHDFDPQGDKTMLQLLHEIRSQVAVVVPPEYNRFPNNFSHIFAGGYAAGYYSYKWAEVLSADAYSLFEENGIVNRDIGRRFREEILSVGGSRPALESFVAFRGRRPQIDALLRHNGMASAPR; encoded by the coding sequence ATGAACCCCTTGCTCGACTTTTCTGGGCTGCCGCGCTTTGCAGAAATTACGCCTCAGCTGGTTGCCCCCGCAATCGATGAATTGCTGAAGGAGAACCGCCTGTTGATTCGCCGCTTGCTCAGCGACGGCGCGCCAGCAACCTGGGATGATTTTGTACAACCGCTGGAAGATGCCAGCGAGCATTTGAACCGCGCTTGGGGCCAAGTGGCGCATTTGAACGCGGTGATGAACAGCCCGGAGCTGCGCGAGGCCTACAACGAAAACCTTCCGAATATTACTCAATACCAGTCCGAGCTCGCGCAAAATCAGGGTTTATACGAAAAATTCAAGGCGCTGAGGGCCGGAAGTGAATTTGAGCGTTTGAGCCGCGCACAGCGGCAAATCGTAGAAAACGAATTGCGGGATTTCCGCTTGGGCGGAGCCGAACTGCCAGAAGAAAGGAAAGTGCGTTTCCTGCAAATCCAGGAAGAGCTGGCAAAGATCTACGCCCGGTTCGAAGAGAATCTGCTCGACGCCACGAACGATTTCGCACTGTACGTCAACAGTCGCGACGAGGTTGCGGGTCTGCCTGACGATATTCTCGAGGTGGCCCGGGAAGCAGCGGCCCACGATGGCAGGCCCGGTTGGAAACTCACGCTGCACGCGCCGTCCTGGATACCCGCGATGATGTACGCCGAAAACCGTCCGTTGCGCGAGACGCTTTACCGCGCCTATGTGACGCGCGCCTCCGAGTTTGGAAAACCGGAATGGGATAACACGCCATTGATCCCTGAAATTCTTCGGCTGCGGCAGGAGAAGGCTGTTCTCTTGGGCTATCGTTCCTATGCCGAAGTTTCGCTTATCCGCAAAATGGTGAAATCTCCGCGCGACGTGCTCGATTTTCTTGCAGAGCTCGGGTCAAAGGCGAAGCCTCATGCCGAGCGCGATTACCAGGAGCTCAAACAATTTGCGGGCGACGAGCTCAAAATTAAGGATTTTCAGGCTTGGGATATTGCTTTCGCTTCTGAAAAATTGCGTACGCAGCGCTACGCGTTTTCCGAGCAGGAAGTCAAGCAGTACTTCCCCGAATTTCAAGTAATACAGGGCATGTTCAACCTAGTTGAAGCGCTGTACGGCATTTCCATCAAGCAGGCGCAAGCGCCCGTGTGGCACCCTGACGTGCGTTTTTTCGATATCCGCGATATGGCTGGGAATTTGATCGGTCAGTTTTACGCGGATCTTTACGCGCGGCCTTCAAAACGCAGTGGCGCATGGATGGACGAAGCTATTGCGCGCAGGCGCAAGGAATCCGGCATTCAAATTCCGGTTGCCTATCTGAACTGCAATTTTTCTTCTCCGGTGGGTGGCAACCCCGCGCTTTTCACGCACGATGAAGTCATCACGCTATTTCATGAATTCGGCCACGGACTGCATCATCTGCTCACCAGCGTGGACCAGCTCGGCGTGTCCGGCATCAACGGCGTGGAGTGGGATGCGGTGGAACTGCCCAGCCAGTTCATGGAAAATTTTTGCTGGGAATGGGACGTTCTCAAGCATTTAACTCTTCACCTCGACCGCGCGGAACCAATGCCGCGGTCGTTGTACGACAAAATTCTCGCCGCCAAGAATTTTCAAAGCGGCATGCAGACCGTGCGTCAGCTTGAGTTTGCGCTGTTTGACATGCATCTGCACCACGACTTCGACCCCCAAGGCGACAAGACCATGTTGCAATTGCTGCATGAAATCCGCAGCCAGGTAGCGGTCGTGGTCCCGCCCGAATACAACCGTTTCCCGAACAATTTCTCCCATATCTTCGCCGGCGGCTATGCGGCGGGCTATTACAGCTACAAATGGGCGGAAGTGCTGTCGGCGGATGCCTACAGCTTGTTCGAGGAAAACGGCATTGTCAACCGCGACATTGGGCGGCGGTTCAGAGAGGAAATTCTGAGCGTTGGCGGCAGCCGCCCGGCGCTCGAATCGTTCGTTGCTTTTCGCGGACGCCGACCGCAGATCGATGCGCTGCTGCGTCACAACGGCATGGCGAGCGCTCCGCGCTGA
- a CDS encoding YqgE/AlgH family protein, with translation MTSVNLTNHFLIAMPNMADPYFSKSLTYICEHNEQGALGVVVNRPIDMTLQALFEQISIPLGEPRLRGIAVYFGGPVQIDRGFVLHKPLGEWQSTLAVNKELGLTTSKDILQAVGRGNGPRQILVTLGYAGWAPGQLEHELAQNAWLSVPAKTNVIFDLAAEERLAAAMDLLGVSFATLSEGAGHA, from the coding sequence ATGACAAGCGTTAACCTGACGAACCACTTTCTGATCGCCATGCCCAACATGGCAGATCCCTATTTTTCCAAAAGCTTGACCTATATCTGTGAGCACAACGAGCAGGGCGCATTAGGCGTGGTGGTCAACCGCCCCATTGATATGACCCTGCAGGCGTTGTTCGAGCAGATCAGCATTCCGCTGGGCGAACCCCGCCTGCGCGGCATTGCCGTGTATTTCGGAGGACCGGTGCAAATCGACCGTGGTTTCGTGTTGCACAAGCCCCTGGGCGAGTGGCAATCCACTCTTGCGGTCAACAAAGAACTCGGACTTACTACGTCCAAGGACATCCTGCAGGCGGTGGGGCGCGGCAATGGGCCGCGACAGATTCTGGTTACTCTGGGATATGCCGGATGGGCGCCGGGGCAGCTGGAGCACGAGCTCGCACAAAACGCGTGGCTTTCGGTGCCTGCGAAGACAAATGTCATTTTCGACTTGGCCGCGGAAGAGCGTCTGGCAGCGGCGATGGATTTGCTGGGTGTGAGCTTCGCCACTCTTTCCGAAGGCGCAGGTCACGCGTAA
- the pyrR gene encoding bifunctional pyr operon transcriptional regulator/uracil phosphoribosyltransferase PyrR, with protein sequence MTLKLPDAEQLVSALASQIRQRNDSNTALIGIHTGGAWIAQKLQQELGLTTPIGLLDISFYRDDFARIGLHPQVKPSSIPFDVEGRRIVLVDDVLYTGRTVRAAMNELFDYGRPASIELAVLIDRGGRELPVFARYAGATLELAENQNIELKKDKEGRLSLHLNQV encoded by the coding sequence ATGACCCTGAAACTTCCTGACGCGGAACAGCTGGTTTCCGCTCTTGCCTCGCAGATCCGGCAACGAAATGATTCCAATACTGCGCTGATCGGGATACATACTGGCGGCGCCTGGATCGCGCAAAAACTGCAGCAGGAACTGGGGCTCACCACCCCGATCGGGCTGCTCGATATTTCATTTTACCGAGACGACTTTGCGCGCATCGGGCTGCATCCGCAGGTCAAGCCGTCAAGCATTCCGTTCGATGTCGAAGGACGCCGCATTGTTCTCGTGGACGACGTACTCTATACCGGGCGCACGGTGCGCGCCGCCATGAACGAACTGTTCGATTACGGGAGGCCGGCAAGCATTGAGCTTGCTGTGCTGATCGACCGTGGCGGGCGAGAGTTGCCCGTATTTGCGCGCTACGCCGGCGCTACGCTGGAACTCGCCGAAAACCAGAACATAGAACTTAAAAAAGACAAGGAGGGACGGCTCAGCTTACACCTTAACCAGGTCTAG
- a CDS encoding inositol monophosphatase family protein, which translates to MEPLLKAVIRAVREVAQAEIMPRYLQVAQQRKADGSLYTDADIAAQEALAIKLREIHPSPVLAEEMSRDQQAEQWLAGDSGLWCVDPIDGTSNFVSGLPYFAVSVALMNKGRSVLGVVYDPVSHEMFYAEKGGGAYLNGERLPINESDKDLRQCMASVDFKRISRNLAQELAGTPPYSSQRNYGASTLEWCYVAAGRFDVYLHGGQKLWDYAAGSLILEEAGGMMCSLKKDDFWADDLWKRSVIAARNPALFNAWKDWLRARQNNTIG; encoded by the coding sequence ATGGAACCGCTGCTTAAGGCGGTCATTCGCGCCGTGCGGGAAGTAGCGCAGGCCGAAATCATGCCGCGTTACCTGCAGGTGGCCCAGCAGCGGAAAGCCGACGGTAGTCTCTACACCGACGCCGATATCGCAGCGCAGGAAGCACTCGCGATCAAGCTTCGTGAAATTCACCCAAGCCCGGTCCTCGCAGAAGAAATGAGTCGCGATCAGCAGGCGGAACAATGGCTGGCAGGAGATTCCGGATTGTGGTGCGTGGACCCGATTGACGGCACATCGAATTTCGTCAGCGGCCTTCCGTATTTTGCGGTTTCAGTGGCGCTGATGAACAAAGGGCGCAGCGTCCTCGGGGTTGTTTACGACCCGGTGTCGCATGAAATGTTTTATGCCGAGAAGGGCGGCGGCGCCTACCTAAACGGTGAGAGGCTGCCCATCAATGAATCGGATAAAGACTTACGTCAGTGCATGGCAAGCGTGGACTTTAAGCGCATCAGCCGCAATCTGGCGCAGGAACTTGCCGGAACGCCGCCTTATTCCTCGCAACGCAATTACGGTGCAAGTACCCTGGAATGGTGCTATGTCGCCGCCGGGCGTTTTGACGTGTATTTGCACGGCGGTCAGAAATTATGGGATTACGCAGCGGGCTCGCTGATACTCGAGGAGGCGGGGGGCATGATGTGCTCGCTAAAAAAGGATGATTTTTGGGCGGACGATTTATGGAAGCGTTCAGTGATCGCGGCGCGCAACCCGGCCTTGTTCAACGCCTGGAAAGACTGGTTGCGCGCGCGCCAAAATAACACCATCGGATAG
- a CDS encoding isoaspartyl peptidase/L-asparaginase family protein, with translation MYAIVVHGGAGAWRTHYERSALQGVRRAAEAGVTLLAQGKSALDAVTAAVESLEDDPVFNAGTGSVLNLQGEAQMDASVMVSDRLRAGGVTCLSRVKNPVRVARKVMEKTNHVLLADQGALSFARAMGFTDFDPVTREQRAIWQKKCQALSAAKGKSSLQRLIKHYAGLRGGTVGAVALDRRGCFAAATSSGGLTLKLPGRVGDTPVPGAGNYATSFGAASATGLGEVALRYLVTKSVCDLLAQGRNAQQAVDEVLSLLVLEPHAGMGIITLDKQGNIGVGHCSRAMPHAYCAPGKAGIAARMQVKV, from the coding sequence ATGTACGCCATCGTTGTTCATGGAGGTGCGGGCGCTTGGAGAACGCACTATGAACGATCAGCGCTACAAGGTGTGAGGCGGGCGGCGGAAGCCGGAGTAACCTTGCTGGCACAGGGAAAATCCGCGCTCGATGCGGTAACCGCGGCAGTGGAATCGCTGGAGGACGATCCGGTATTCAACGCCGGCACAGGCTCGGTGCTGAACCTGCAAGGTGAAGCCCAGATGGACGCAAGCGTCATGGTAAGCGACAGGCTGCGCGCGGGCGGCGTCACGTGCCTGAGCCGCGTAAAGAATCCGGTGCGGGTCGCACGCAAGGTCATGGAGAAAACCAATCATGTATTGCTGGCTGACCAAGGGGCGCTCAGTTTTGCGCGCGCAATGGGTTTTACCGACTTTGATCCGGTAACTCGGGAACAACGCGCCATTTGGCAGAAGAAATGCCAGGCGCTATCTGCGGCAAAAGGTAAAAGCAGCCTGCAGCGGCTGATAAAACACTATGCCGGCCTGCGCGGCGGAACAGTGGGCGCAGTGGCTTTGGATCGGCGCGGCTGTTTTGCTGCCGCGACATCCAGCGGCGGATTGACGCTGAAACTTCCCGGGCGGGTCGGGGACACTCCTGTGCCGGGAGCAGGGAATTACGCCACGTCTTTCGGGGCGGCATCCGCCACCGGCCTGGGTGAGGTGGCACTGCGGTATCTCGTGACCAAATCGGTGTGCGATTTGCTGGCGCAAGGCAGGAATGCGCAGCAAGCCGTGGATGAAGTGCTGTCGCTACTGGTGCTGGAGCCGCACGCGGGCATGGGCATCATCACATTAGACAAACAGGGCAACATAGGCGTGGGACATTGCAGCCGAGCCATGCCACACGCTTATTGCGCTCCTGGAAAGGCGGGAATCGCGGCGAGAATGCAGGTCAAAGTCTAA
- the ruvX gene encoding Holliday junction resolvase RuvX yields MIEQRAQASGYVYPRKTGVVLAFDFGTKRIGVAVGDLALRIAHPLTTLESPQNETRFHAIAALVKEWQPVLLVVGLPTQMDGGEHEMSRLSRGFALRLVKRFKLPTVLVDERLTSRAAEQSLAESGAARKKAFIDQLAAQHILQSFFDDPETS; encoded by the coding sequence ATGATTGAACAGCGTGCTCAAGCCTCCGGCTACGTATACCCCCGAAAAACAGGTGTAGTTTTAGCATTCGACTTCGGCACAAAGCGTATCGGCGTTGCGGTAGGCGATCTGGCGCTGCGCATCGCGCATCCGCTGACGACGCTGGAGTCGCCGCAAAATGAAACGCGCTTCCACGCAATTGCTGCGTTGGTTAAGGAATGGCAACCCGTGCTCCTGGTGGTCGGACTCCCGACTCAAATGGACGGCGGCGAGCATGAGATGAGCAGATTGAGCCGCGGCTTCGCGCTGCGACTGGTAAAACGCTTCAAGCTCCCTACGGTATTGGTTGACGAACGCCTGACCTCGCGCGCGGCAGAGCAGTCGCTGGCCGAGAGTGGAGCAGCGCGCAAAAAGGCTTTTATTGACCAGCTGGCGGCGCAACACATTTTGCAGAGCTTTTTCGATGACCCTGAAACTTCCTGA
- a CDS encoding thioredoxin family protein, translated as MERTMVSLQTPICDFGWKAVDFELLGVDGKRYSLKDVRGEKGLLVMFICNHCPYVKAVRERIVRDCKELKEHGINSIAIMSNDPTDYPEDSFDNMAKVARQFNFPFPYVLDKTQDVAKTYGAVCTPDFFGFNTKLELQYRGRLDASRTNAVPDARRELFEAMLGVARTGQGPREQIPSMGCSIKWKHGTAA; from the coding sequence ATGGAGCGAACTATGGTAAGCCTGCAAACCCCGATTTGCGATTTTGGCTGGAAAGCAGTGGATTTCGAACTCCTGGGCGTAGACGGCAAGCGTTACAGCCTGAAAGATGTACGCGGCGAAAAAGGGCTACTGGTGATGTTTATTTGCAACCATTGCCCATACGTAAAGGCGGTGCGCGAGCGCATCGTCCGCGACTGCAAGGAACTTAAGGAACACGGCATAAACAGCATCGCCATCATGTCCAACGACCCGACCGACTATCCGGAGGACTCGTTCGACAATATGGCAAAGGTCGCGCGCCAATTTAATTTCCCCTTCCCTTACGTGCTCGACAAAACACAGGACGTAGCCAAAACCTATGGCGCGGTTTGCACGCCGGATTTTTTCGGCTTCAATACCAAGCTGGAACTGCAATACCGCGGACGTCTGGACGCCTCACGCACCAATGCCGTACCCGATGCTAGGCGCGAACTGTTTGAAGCGATGCTGGGGGTTGCGCGCACCGGTCAGGGACCCCGAGAACAGATTCCCAGCATGGGTTGCTCCATCAAGTGGAAGCATGGAACCGCTGCTTAA
- a CDS encoding dihydroorotase: protein MKIQIKNGRIIDPKNGTDAVRDLFIAAGKVLAVGRQPDGFHPTRVIDASNCVVCPGLIDLSARLREPGFEYKATLESEMLAAVSGGITSLACPPDTEPPLDEPGLVEMLKHRAKSLNQARVYPLGALTQGLAGARITEMAELRDAGCIAFSQGNAPLSDTNVLMRAMQYASTFGYTVWLRPQDAYLAQGGVAHDGVVATRLGLPGIPSCAETVALSTILQLAKETGARTHLCRLSTAEGVEMVRHAKSQGLAITCDIAATHVHLTEMDLGFFDANCNLIPPLRGLRDRDGLRMGLKDGTIDALCSDHTPVDDDAKVLPFGEAESGATGLELLLPLTLKWAAEAEIALSGALARITQIPAHILGIDAGHLTPGHVADVCIFNPQQYWRVEAIALKSQGKNTPFLGLEMPGRVCYTLVEGHIVYES from the coding sequence ATGAAGATCCAGATAAAAAACGGTCGCATCATCGACCCCAAGAACGGCACAGATGCGGTGCGGGATTTGTTTATTGCGGCAGGCAAGGTGCTTGCGGTTGGGCGCCAACCGGACGGCTTCCACCCCACTCGTGTCATCGATGCCAGCAATTGCGTCGTTTGTCCCGGTTTGATTGATCTTTCGGCGCGCCTGCGCGAACCCGGTTTCGAATACAAAGCGACGCTGGAATCGGAAATGCTTGCCGCCGTTTCGGGCGGGATTACAAGCCTCGCATGCCCTCCGGATACCGAGCCCCCTCTAGATGAACCGGGGCTGGTGGAAATGCTGAAACACCGTGCAAAAAGTCTAAATCAGGCGCGGGTCTATCCGCTCGGCGCATTGACGCAGGGGCTCGCCGGCGCGCGCATCACTGAAATGGCGGAACTGCGTGACGCCGGCTGTATTGCTTTCTCTCAAGGCAACGCGCCGCTCAGCGATACCAATGTATTGATGCGCGCCATGCAATATGCTTCTACTTTCGGCTATACGGTGTGGTTGCGTCCACAGGACGCCTACCTTGCTCAAGGCGGCGTCGCTCACGATGGGGTGGTGGCTACGCGGCTTGGGCTACCGGGGATACCCAGCTGCGCCGAAACCGTCGCACTTTCCACTATTTTGCAGCTCGCCAAGGAAACCGGAGCGCGCACTCACTTGTGTAGGCTCTCTACCGCTGAAGGCGTGGAGATGGTACGTCACGCCAAAAGCCAGGGTTTGGCGATAACCTGTGACATTGCCGCTACGCATGTTCACCTGACTGAAATGGACTTGGGGTTTTTCGATGCCAACTGCAACCTGATACCGCCGCTACGCGGGCTCCGCGACCGTGATGGACTTCGCATGGGGCTCAAAGACGGCACCATAGACGCTTTGTGCTCGGATCATACCCCCGTGGACGATGATGCCAAGGTACTGCCTTTTGGCGAGGCCGAGAGCGGCGCGACGGGCCTGGAATTACTTTTGCCGCTCACCCTCAAGTGGGCCGCCGAAGCTGAAATTGCATTGTCCGGAGCACTCGCCAGAATTACCCAAATCCCAGCACATATCCTGGGCATCGACGCAGGCCATCTTACTCCCGGGCATGTTGCAGACGTGTGTATATTTAACCCCCAGCAATATTGGAGAGTTGAGGCCATCGCATTGAAAAGCCAAGGGAAAAATACGCCATTCCTCGGGTTGGAGATGCCGGGTCGTGTATGTTATACGCTGGTCGAGGGCCACATCGTCTACGAAAGTTAG
- a CDS encoding 16S rRNA (uracil(1498)-N(3))-methyltransferase, whose product MTIARLFHSQNLASGREICLDDAAARHAVSALRLKKDDAVVLFNGMGGEYPARIIGIVKNGVTVLTGDWQNIEREPLLQILLAQAVSSAEKMNLTVQKAVELGAALVQPLASQRGVGRTSAAHAQKRVQHWRKVAIAACEQCGRNRIPQIAEMISLKKFLAIPGKGLRIMLSPEGGASFKRLEFKDRAITVLVGAEGGLTSEESRAARDAGFIPVTLGRRVLRTETAGLAALAAIQTLWGDF is encoded by the coding sequence ATGACTATAGCGCGCCTTTTTCATTCCCAAAACTTGGCCTCCGGTCGCGAAATTTGTCTTGATGACGCGGCTGCGCGCCACGCAGTAAGTGCGTTGCGCCTTAAGAAGGACGACGCAGTCGTATTGTTCAACGGCATGGGCGGAGAATATCCGGCGCGGATCATCGGTATCGTCAAAAATGGAGTGACGGTGCTAACCGGAGATTGGCAAAACATCGAGCGCGAACCATTATTGCAAATACTTCTCGCGCAAGCTGTGTCGTCCGCCGAGAAGATGAATTTAACGGTGCAAAAAGCAGTGGAACTGGGCGCGGCCCTGGTACAGCCGCTTGCCAGTCAACGCGGCGTGGGACGCACCAGCGCTGCGCACGCACAAAAGCGCGTACAGCACTGGCGCAAGGTCGCGATCGCCGCTTGCGAGCAATGCGGGCGCAACCGCATCCCGCAAATTGCAGAAATGATTTCTCTTAAAAAGTTTCTCGCTATTCCAGGTAAAGGCTTGCGGATAATGCTTTCTCCCGAAGGCGGTGCATCATTCAAGCGGCTTGAATTCAAGGATCGCGCGATAACCGTTCTGGTAGGCGCGGAGGGCGGTTTGACGTCAGAAGAGAGCCGGGCGGCTCGTGACGCCGGTTTTATTCCGGTCACATTGGGAAGGCGCGTCTTGCGCACTGAAACTGCGGGGCTTGCTGCCCTTGCCGCGATCCAGACCTTATGGGGAGACTTTTGA
- a CDS encoding aspartate carbamoyltransferase catalytic subunit yields the protein MHSNPQLNKRGELQHLLTIEGLPATLLVQILDTAQSFIGVTEREVKKLPLLRGKAIFNLFFEPSTRTRTTFEIAAKRLSADVINLNISTSSQSKGETLLDTIDNLEAMHADMFIVRHAQSGAAHLIAQHVSPNVHVINAGDGRHAHPTQALLDMFTIRHYKREFNNLRVAIVGDILHSRVARSQIHALTTLGVPEVRVIAPKTLLPTGVENLGVHVYYDMRRGLKDVDVVMMLRLQSERMQGPLLPSAQEFFKNYGLNADKLAAAKHNAIVMHPGPMNRGVEIDSSVADGPRSVILPQVTFGIAVRMAVMSMLAGN from the coding sequence ATGCACAGCAACCCGCAGCTCAATAAGAGGGGTGAACTTCAGCACTTGCTTACTATTGAAGGGCTGCCTGCAACGCTTCTGGTACAGATACTCGATACCGCGCAGTCCTTTATCGGCGTCACCGAGCGTGAAGTCAAGAAACTTCCGCTGCTGCGCGGCAAAGCGATATTCAATCTTTTTTTCGAACCGAGCACCCGCACCCGCACTACTTTCGAAATCGCCGCCAAGCGCCTATCCGCGGACGTCATCAATCTGAATATCAGCACCTCCTCGCAAAGCAAAGGCGAAACTCTGCTCGACACCATCGATAATCTGGAAGCGATGCACGCCGACATGTTCATCGTGCGGCATGCGCAAAGCGGAGCGGCGCACCTAATCGCGCAACACGTGTCGCCGAACGTGCATGTCATCAACGCCGGCGACGGACGACACGCGCACCCCACGCAAGCGCTCTTGGACATGTTCACCATCCGCCACTATAAGCGTGAATTTAATAACCTACGCGTTGCGATCGTGGGCGATATCCTGCATTCGCGTGTGGCGCGCTCGCAAATCCATGCGCTCACCACCCTTGGCGTGCCTGAAGTGAGAGTCATAGCGCCCAAAACGCTGTTGCCTACTGGGGTCGAAAATCTTGGCGTACACGTGTACTACGATATGCGGCGCGGACTTAAAGACGTAGACGTAGTGATGATGTTGCGCCTGCAAAGCGAACGCATGCAGGGTCCGCTACTGCCGAGTGCGCAGGAATTCTTCAAGAACTACGGCTTGAACGCGGATAAGCTCGCAGCCGCCAAGCACAACGCCATCGTGATGCACCCCGGGCCGATGAACCGCGGCGTAGAAATTGATTCCAGCGTGGCCGACGGCCCGCGGTCGGTCATTTTGCCGCAAGTCACGTTTGGCATCGCGGTGCGCATGGCGGTGATGAGCATGCTGGCGGGAAACTGA